GTTGATGTCTGTCTCAAGCTTTGGGAAGGTTCTTGGGAAGACGGAGCTGTAGTCAACGACGTTGAAGCTGGCGTTTACGCTGAACCAAGCAAGGTTCATGAAATCCACCACGAGGGCAATAGTTTTACCGTCCCAGGTATTCACCTCTGTGAGCCTTCAAGCCAGCGCACTCCTGTGATTTTCCAAGCAGGAGGATCGAGTCGTGGTGTTGCTCTGGCCGCAGCCACCGCTGAAGCAGTGTTCATGAACTCCACCACCAAGTCTGGTTTAAAGAAGTGGGTGGACAACCTTCGCGCTGCAACAGTTGAGGCAGGACGAGACGCAGATAGCCTTGCGGTGCTTCAGATGATCACTGTCATCAGTGCAGCAACCGATGAAGAAGCACAGAAGAAATATGAAGAGTACCTGTCGTATGTCTCCTACGAGGGCGCGATGGCTCGCTTCAGCGGCTGGACCGGAATGGATACAAGCACCCTTGAGCCAGATGTGCCTTTGAAGGATATGAAGGTTGAGGGTACTCAAACCATGATTGATGTATTCACCAAGATGGATCCTGACAAGGAATGGACCCCTCGCGATATCGCAGAGTACATCGGTATCGGCGGAACCTCCCCGGTTATCGTCGGTGGTCCTGAAACCTGTGCTGATGAGCTTGAGTCTTGGATTAATGAAACAGGCATTGACGGATTCAATATCGCCCACGCCGTGAAGTACCAAGACATTGCAGATTTTGCGCAGTTTGTTGCTCCCGAACTACAGCGACGTGGCGTGATGAGGACTGCGCCAACTGGTGAAACACTGCGCGAAAACCTATTCGGAGCAGGACAAAATCGACTTGCAGATAACCACCCAGGTGCTGCCTACCGTGTGTCCACTGATAAGAGCAAAGTTAAAGAAGGAGTACTGAGCTAATGAGTGTTATTCAAATTGCAGAAGACGGTTCAGTTGATCCTTTGGACTACCGAAAAATCTTTGGTCTATTGCCTACAGGAGTGACAGCGATTACTGGTACTTCGACTGAAGGGAAACCGGTGGGGTTTGTAGTCGGAACCTTTCAGTCATTGTCCATGGACCCTCCGCTTGTCGCATTCTCTGTTGATAAGGGGTCAAGCACATGGCCTACAATTCGTACTCTGGAAACACTGACAGCAAATATTTTGTCAACAGATCA
Above is a genomic segment from Corynebacterium suranareeae containing:
- a CDS encoding LLM class flavin-dependent oxidoreductase, whose translation is MKIFAFDFSGPAHLSAGLWRHPKDRGSEYKNIQFWVDYAKLLEEANFDGIFFADNIGYHDIYEGSVDAALRDAAQIPTNDPAYLIPAMAAATTNLGFGVTTSTAYEQPYTVARKFSTLDHLTNGRIGWNVVNSYSDSAARNHSADKQRSHADRYDRAAEFVDVCLKLWEGSWEDGAVVNDVEAGVYAEPSKVHEIHHEGNSFTVPGIHLCEPSSQRTPVIFQAGGSSRGVALAAATAEAVFMNSTTKSGLKKWVDNLRAATVEAGRDADSLAVLQMITVISAATDEEAQKKYEEYLSYVSYEGAMARFSGWTGMDTSTLEPDVPLKDMKVEGTQTMIDVFTKMDPDKEWTPRDIAEYIGIGGTSPVIVGGPETCADELESWINETGIDGFNIAHAVKYQDIADFAQFVAPELQRRGVMRTAPTGETLRENLFGAGQNRLADNHPGAAYRVSTDKSKVKEGVLS